Sequence from the Clostridia bacterium genome:
TGTTATTTTACCCTTTATCATATCTTCAAAAACAATTACTTGGTCTTCAGGGACTTTGAATCGAATTATGGGTTTTCTGCCTCGTTTTTTATACTCTTCTATCTGCCCCGGTGACAGGTTTCTACACCTACCTGAATACTTAGGAATACCGCCTTTCTGCACTGATAACTTTTTGTCTTGTTCTACTTCTTCGGGAGTACAATAACAATAATAGGCATATCCTGAGTCTATAAGCTGCTTAGCGTATTGTTTATACAGTTCTAATCTCTCACTCTGCCTATATGGACCATACTGTCCTCCTTTGTCCGGTCCTTCGTCCCAATCTATTCCCAACCAGTTTAATTCATCATATATACATTGTTCATATTCACCGGATGATCTTTTTAAATCTGTATCCTCTATTCTTAATACAAATTCCGCATTCGCATTGCTTCGCGCAAACAAATAATTGAACAAAGCTGTCCTCATATTCCCTAAATGTATTGCTCCTGTAGGACTGGGAGCAAACCTAGTTCTTATCTTAGGCATTTTTATCCCCCTTAGTCAATATGTATGTATATTACTTCGATTATTAGTTTCTCTCTTAAAATAAAGATGCTATCCATTTGAAAAGGTTGCCTATTGCATCAGCTATAACCCTAAATATATTCCTTGCTTCTTCAGACGAAAGATTTTCCCTAAGGTCAGGAATTAAACTAATCATCTTTTTGATAAATTGAACAATGTTTTCTATGTCTTGCTCACTCAATTCTACGCCGATTTCTTTAGCAACCTGTTTAACAATTTCTCTTATATCCTGTTCGTCTTTAACGTCCTTATCAGCCACTTTCTCTTTAACTATCTTAATGAGTTCAGAGGCTTTATCAGGACCTATCTTTTTTGAAAGTTCTACTGTTTGTAATATCTCTTCTCCTGCAAGCTTTTTATTATCCAATTGGATATCTTCACCGGTTATATCTTCAAAACCTTTCATTATACCGGTTAAAGCAGTTGTACCTGATACATTAAAAGGCGCTGCAACAACCACCTTTGCATCTTTTACTCCTGCTGTGACCAAGGCATTTCTGTACATATCAGATGTAACATGTGTCACATTATGGGTCTCTATATCCAACCCATAACCTTCTTCCTTCTTCTCAATATATGCACATGAGATGGCCTTAGTACCTATCACTTCCCTAGATGCAATTCCTTCTAATTGTTTCCTAGCTTCATCTATTGTAACTTCTATAGTCTTCACTTCATCAGGCTGAACTCCAAATAATTGAAGCATCTGCTGCTTATCACTTTCCTTTATGTCGGCCCCAAAAGTAACTATTGTATCCGACTGTTGTGCGTATGCAAATGACTGCACTGCAATAAAAATCAACAAAACCAATGCCAATACCCTTTTCATGAGAAAACCTCCCAACAATATTATCTTTCTCTTAATATTTTCCCATACTTACCAAATTATACATCTACAGTACACACAGCCCATGCTGCTATACCCTCACCCCTTCCCTCAAATCCAAGGTTCTCTGTTGTAGTGGCTTTTAAGTTGATGTTTTGTTTGTCTATATCCAATATACCACATATGTTGTGCAATATCTCCTGTTTATATTTATTTATATAAGGCTTCTGTGCAATTATTACCATATCAATGTTATTTATTCTATATCCTTTTTGCCTGATAAGTTCATATACTTCACGTAATAATAAAAGGCTGCTCACATCTTTAAACCTAGGATCCCGGTCGGGAAACTTTTGCCCAATATCTCCCTCTCCCGCCGCTCCTAACAAGCAATCCATCAATGCATGCAGCAAAACATCCCCATCCGAATGACCTTTAAGTCCTTTTTCGTAAGGAATATGTACCCCCCCAAGAATCAGCTGTTCACCTTTAACCAATTGATGCACATCATATCCTATTCCTACGCGCAAGCCGGCCACCCTCCCTAGTCCTGATCACACTTTCACAATAAGCTATGTCTTCTTCAGTTGTTATCTTTATATTGTCATAACTACCTTCTACCATCTTTACGGGATAACCAAAAGTCTCTGCAAGAAAGGCATCATCAGTGCCTATGATTTTTGAACTATATGCCTTATTATAGCAGTCTGTTATTATATCATACCTGAAAATTTGCGGCGTATGTACAGCCCATAACTTCTGCCTGTCCGGAGTATTTGAAATAACATTGTCTCCATCCACAACCTTTATTGTATCTTTAACAGGCATACCAGTTACAGCGCAGCCATATTCTACAGCACAAACCAAAGTATCCAGTATTATTTTATCTGTTACAAGGGGTCTAACCCCATCGTGTATCACCACATAGTCAGTATCCCGCTTTAGAGCTTTGAGGCAGTTATACACAGAATCAGTCCTGGTTTCGCCACCCTCTACCACAGCCCTTACCTTTGTAAATCCATATGTATTAACAATATCATATTTACAATAATTTATATCTTCAATATTGATTGCAAGAACTATATTGTCTATATATTCACAGGATTGAAAAACTTCTATAGTACGTGCAAGCACCGGCATACCCTCTAAATTAATAAACTGTTTTCTTAAAGGAGTGTTCATCCTCTGACCTCTCCCTGCCGCTACGATAACAGCCGAAATATTATAGTCACCTAATTGTCCCATTGTTATCACCATCTGTTTTCTAAACTGGTTTTATTATCTTTTGCTTTTTCTCTAATAATATTATCATAAGTCCTAATAATATTATCATAAATAATAATAATTGGCTATAAAAAAACCTTCTCGGATTTGAGAAGGCTTACTAGACTGCTCTACCTACAGACTTTGGTTTAGCGAATATCATTCTCCCAGCTGCGGTCTGGAGCACGCTGGTAACTAACACTTCTATAGTTTGACCTACATGTTTTTTACCCCCATCAACAACTATCATAGTTCCATCATCGAGATAGGCAACACCCTGTCCCGATTCTTTTCCATCTTTTATTACTTGTACCACCATTTCTTCGCCAGGTAATACTATGGGTTTTACAGCATTTGCAAGCTCATTTATATTCAGTACAAAAACCCCTTGAAATTCGGCAACTTTATTTAGATTATAATCATTAGTCAGTACCTTTCCATTCAACTGCTGAGCCAGCTTTAGTAATTTGCTATCCACTTCCTCGATATCAGGAAAATCCTGATTATATATCCTCACAGGTATATCAAGTTCCTTTTGCATTTTATTCAATATATCTAAACCCCGTCTGCCCCTATTCCTTTTTAGTGAATCAGAAGAATCAGCAATATGTCTGAGCTCTTCTAATACAAACTCCGGTATTATCAGCTCCCCTTCTATAAAGCCTGTCATACAGATATCAAAAATTCTGCCATCTATTATTACACTGGTATCTAATATCTTTGGAGAGAGTCTTCTGTTTTTTTCGTTTTTATCCCTGGCAAA
This genomic interval carries:
- a CDS encoding DUF1002 domain-containing protein, whose protein sequence is MKRVLALVLLIFIAVQSFAYAQQSDTIVTFGADIKESDKQQMLQLFGVQPDEVKTIEVTIDEARKQLEGIASREVIGTKAISCAYIEKKEEGYGLDIETHNVTHVTSDMYRNALVTAGVKDAKVVVAAPFNVSGTTALTGIMKGFEDITGEDIQLDNKKLAGEEILQTVELSKKIGPDKASELIKIVKEKVADKDVKDEQDIREIVKQVAKEIGVELSEQDIENIVQFIKKMISLIPDLRENLSSEEARNIFRVIADAIGNLFKWIASLF
- the ispF gene encoding 2-C-methyl-D-erythritol 2,4-cyclodiphosphate synthase, whose amino-acid sequence is MRVGIGYDVHQLVKGEQLILGGVHIPYEKGLKGHSDGDVLLHALMDCLLGAAGEGDIGQKFPDRDPRFKDVSSLLLLREVYELIRQKGYRINNIDMVIIAQKPYINKYKQEILHNICGILDIDKQNINLKATTTENLGFEGRGEGIAAWAVCTVDV
- the ispD gene encoding 2-C-methyl-D-erythritol 4-phosphate cytidylyltransferase; amino-acid sequence: MGQLGDYNISAVIVAAGRGQRMNTPLRKQFINLEGMPVLARTIEVFQSCEYIDNIVLAINIEDINYCKYDIVNTYGFTKVRAVVEGGETRTDSVYNCLKALKRDTDYVVIHDGVRPLVTDKIILDTLVCAVEYGCAVTGMPVKDTIKVVDGDNVISNTPDRQKLWAVHTPQIFRYDIITDCYNKAYSSKIIGTDDAFLAETFGYPVKMVEGSYDNIKITTEEDIAYCESVIRTREGGRLARRNRI
- a CDS encoding PIN/TRAM domain-containing protein, with amino-acid sequence MGKKILRFLLSIIGAALGYGIAYLIINLLIVLNYINNPAFLISVIVYSVSALIGFIILFLSSNSIIDLLIGCADSVERKLQELPVKDVIYGVIGLIVGLIIAALISVPVRLIPSDWLAAVISVFIYILLGYLGINIAVKRSEEMDSSFSFKRFFARDKNEKNRRLSPKILDTSVIIDGRIFDICMTGFIEGELIIPEFVLEELRHIADSSDSLKRNRGRRGLDILNKMQKELDIPVRIYNQDFPDIEEVDSKLLKLAQQLNGKVLTNDYNLNKVAEFQGVFVLNINELANAVKPIVLPGEEMVVQVIKDGKESGQGVAYLDDGTMIVVDGGKKHVGQTIEVLVTSVLQTAAGRMIFAKPKSVGRAV